One window of Methanomicrobia archaeon genomic DNA carries:
- a CDS encoding stage II sporulation protein M: protein MAEDVVSLRGYLFSLRYYLLFVCILFAAAVGMGYLEFFSELFSESLAWLQQLSEGIEDLTERYPSWVLFLLFFVVIFLNNAFTCVLNILTGLLLGIFPIFSTLLNGGLLGWLAHEEGLIVFLAIVPHGMFELPAYFISLAIGLRLAREALRPKGSRQLKVELGEGLRVYLRLILPLLFVAALVESVLIVIGILFMP, encoded by the coding sequence ATGGCTGAAGATGTCGTATCGCTGCGTGGGTATCTTTTTTCGCTCAGATATTACCTCTTATTCGTCTGTATTCTCTTTGCTGCTGCGGTGGGCATGGGGTATCTGGAATTCTTCAGTGAGCTCTTCAGTGAATCGCTGGCATGGCTGCAGCAGTTGAGCGAGGGCATCGAGGATCTCACTGAACGCTACCCCTCGTGGGTCCTCTTCTTGCTGTTCTTTGTCGTGATCTTTCTGAATAACGCCTTTACCTGCGTTCTCAATATCCTCACAGGACTTTTATTGGGGATCTTCCCGATCTTCTCCACACTCCTCAACGGCGGATTACTCGGGTGGCTGGCACATGAAGAGGGCTTGATCGTCTTTCTCGCCATCGTTCCGCACGGCATGTTTGAGCTCCCTGCATACTTCATTAGCCTCGCGATCGGTCTGCGTCTGGCACGCGAGGCGTTGAGACCGAAAGGATCGCGGCAGTTGAAAGTGGAGCTCGGCGAGGGACTGCGCGTCTACCTTCGGTTGATACTCCCGCTCCTCTTTGTTGCGGCACTTGTCGAATCCGTATTGATTGTCATCGGTATACTCTTCATGCCATAA
- a CDS encoding thermosome subunit, translated as MAQLGGTPILVLREGSERTRGRDAQSRNILAAKTIANAVKSTLGPKGMDKMLVDSMGDVVITNDGATILREMDIEHPAAKMMVEIAKTQDEEVGDGTTSAVILAGELLKRAEDLLEQEVHPTLIATGYRLAAEKAYEILEGLAEKITARDTDTLKKIAITSMTGKGAGTAREMLTDLAVDAVKMIAEKGEKKIDTDHIKLEKKTGGSTEDTVLISGMILDKERVHPGMPKTIKNAKIALVNSALEIEKTEVDAKIEITAPEQLKSFLEEEEKMLKEMVETVTASGANVLFCQKGIDDLAQHYLAKKGIFAVRRVKESDMKKLASATGGKILTSLEEVRPEDLGNAGLVEERKIGGEEMIFVEDCQNPKAVSILLRGGTEHVVDELERGMNDALRVVAVAMEDGKYVAGGGAAEIELALRLRDYAASVGGREQLAIQAFADAIEVIPRSLAENAGLDPIDMLVALRSAHERGEKTAGLDVFKGEPTDMKKASVIEPLRVKTQAISSGTESAVMILRIDDVIASSREKMPGGGGMPPGGMGGMEEEY; from the coding sequence ATGGCACAATTAGGTGGTACACCGATATTGGTGTTACGAGAAGGTAGTGAGCGAACACGAGGCAGAGATGCGCAGAGTAGGAACATCCTGGCAGCGAAGACCATTGCGAACGCCGTCAAGTCCACCCTCGGGCCAAAGGGGATGGATAAGATGCTCGTTGACTCGATGGGCGACGTGGTGATCACGAACGATGGGGCGACGATCCTGAGAGAGATGGACATCGAGCACCCAGCAGCGAAGATGATGGTCGAGATCGCAAAGACGCAGGACGAAGAGGTCGGCGATGGCACGACGAGTGCGGTTATCCTCGCCGGCGAGCTGCTCAAGCGCGCCGAGGATCTTCTGGAGCAGGAAGTGCACCCGACGCTGATCGCAACCGGATATCGTCTAGCCGCAGAGAAGGCCTACGAGATTCTTGAGGGGCTGGCTGAGAAGATCACGGCGCGAGATACTGATACACTGAAGAAGATCGCGATCACTTCAATGACCGGCAAAGGCGCGGGCACGGCACGGGAGATGCTGACCGATCTCGCCGTTGACGCGGTGAAGATGATCGCGGAAAAGGGCGAAAAGAAGATTGACACTGACCATATCAAGCTGGAGAAGAAGACCGGTGGCAGTACCGAAGACACCGTTCTGATCTCAGGCATGATCTTGGACAAGGAGCGCGTACACCCCGGCATGCCGAAGACCATAAAGAACGCGAAGATCGCGCTGGTCAATTCCGCGCTGGAAATCGAGAAGACCGAGGTGGATGCGAAGATCGAGATCACCGCGCCTGAGCAGCTGAAGTCGTTCCTCGAGGAAGAGGAGAAGATGCTGAAGGAGATGGTCGAGACGGTGACGGCGAGCGGTGCCAACGTACTCTTCTGTCAGAAGGGCATTGACGACCTCGCGCAACACTATCTGGCGAAGAAGGGAATCTTTGCGGTACGGCGTGTGAAGGAGAGCGATATGAAGAAGCTGGCGAGCGCAACCGGCGGCAAGATCCTGACGAGCCTGGAAGAGGTGCGACCTGAGGACCTCGGCAACGCCGGTCTGGTAGAGGAGCGGAAGATCGGCGGTGAGGAGATGATCTTCGTTGAGGACTGCCAGAACCCGAAAGCGGTCTCGATCTTACTGCGTGGCGGAACCGAGCACGTGGTTGACGAGCTGGAGCGCGGTATGAACGATGCGCTGCGTGTCGTTGCGGTCGCGATGGAAGACGGCAAGTACGTCGCGGGCGGCGGAGCTGCGGAGATCGAGCTGGCGCTCAGGCTGCGCGACTATGCGGCCAGCGTTGGCGGTCGCGAGCAACTGGCTATCCAGGCGTTTGCCGATGCCATCGAGGTGATCCCACGGTCACTGGCGGAGAACGCTGGTCTTGATCCGATTGACATGCTCGTTGCGTTACGCTCGGCACACGAGCGAGGCGAGAAGACCGCGGGCCTGGACGTCTTCAAGGGCGAGCCAACCGATATGAAGAAGGCCAGTGTGATCGAGCCGCTCCGTGTGAAGACTCAGGCGATCAGCTCGGGCACAGAATCGGCAGTGATGATTCTGCGCATCGACGATGTAATCGCATCGAGCAGAGAGAAGATGCCAGGTGGTGGCGGTATGCCACCAGGCGGCATGGGTGGCATGGAAGAGGAGTACTAA
- a CDS encoding MBL fold metallo-hydrolase, translating into MKLRDGLYWYRERGFFDANTFVISDERTILIDPGLGRYIGPRLRALREDGIEPADIDLIAVTHLHPDHCGATAELKEITGAKIALHPLQVDYFEAMDEGSQDYLGVGIEQKFSADLLLEERLSLGGLELEIIETPGHSPCSICFCAPARKFLICGDLVFEQGVGRTDLPFGDTGALKASIDRIARLDTELLLPGHGAVLHGYERIQRNYEFVKRMFSAFL; encoded by the coding sequence ATGAAATTGCGAGACGGGCTCTACTGGTATCGAGAACGAGGCTTCTTCGACGCTAATACTTTTGTGATCAGCGACGAGCGAACGATACTGATCGACCCGGGCCTGGGCAGGTATATCGGGCCGCGGCTGCGCGCGCTGCGAGAGGACGGTATCGAGCCCGCGGACATTGACCTGATCGCGGTGACGCATCTCCATCCTGACCACTGCGGGGCAACGGCCGAACTCAAGGAGATTACCGGCGCGAAGATCGCGCTCCATCCCCTGCAGGTCGACTATTTCGAGGCGATGGATGAGGGCTCCCAGGACTACCTTGGCGTGGGGATCGAGCAGAAATTTTCCGCGGACCTGCTGCTTGAAGAACGGCTGAGTTTGGGCGGGCTCGAGCTCGAGATCATTGAAACACCGGGCCATTCACCCTGCAGTATCTGTTTCTGCGCACCCGCGCGGAAGTTTTTGATCTGCGGCGATCTAGTCTTTGAGCAGGGTGTGGGGCGTACTGATCTGCCATTTGGCGATACGGGCGCTTTAAAAGCATCGATCGACCGGATCGCGCGGCTGGATACCGAGCTCCTGCTGCCCGGGCATGGAGCGGTACTCCACGGTTACGAGCGTATACAGCGGAATTACGAGTTCGTGAAGCGTATGTTCTCCGCATTCCTATAG
- the dnaK gene encoding molecular chaperone DnaK — MERIIGIDLGTTNSEAAFVGAGGDVKIIPSSEGSAYGGKMFPSVVAFTKDKQRLVGVAAKRQAVVNPEGTVREVKRKMGTAEKIYVKTVDKEFTPQEISAMVLQKIKTDAEAYLGEKINAAVITVPAYFDDNQRQATKDAGEIAGFEVKRIINEPTAAAMAYGLGKAGEYKVVVLDFGGGTFDVTIMEIGEGVFEVLATNGDTQLGGTDIDAAVVNWLIEGFKLKEGIDLRADLTALQRIRDEAERAKIELSSSISTSINLPFVAVNDGEPRHLEETLTRAKLEELAEPTLRRVDAPIRQSLKDAKLSAAEIDRIILIGGPTRMPIVRERFERILGKKAEGGVDPMQSVALGAAIQAGILAGQVKEEIVLLDVTPLTLSVETLGGVATALIERNTTVPTKRSQIFTTAADSQTSVEIHVTQGERPMAADNTSLGRFHLDGIPPAPRGIPQIEVTFDIDANGILNVTAKDLGTGKKASISITASTKLPKEQIDEMVKEAEQYSEEDRKRKDEIELRNQADSLVYTTEKTLEELGEKIAADQREKIERAKATLQESLKGTDIAKIKTDVDELTKALHAVSAVIYQEAARQAAEAEAAKGKTEPEAGAKAESDYVDVEYDVKDEEGK, encoded by the coding sequence ATGGAGAGGATTATTGGCATAGATCTTGGAACAACGAACTCAGAAGCGGCATTCGTAGGTGCAGGCGGCGACGTGAAGATCATACCGAGTTCTGAGGGCAGCGCCTACGGTGGGAAGATGTTCCCCTCGGTCGTTGCCTTTACCAAGGACAAACAGCGGCTGGTCGGTGTAGCGGCGAAGCGACAGGCAGTCGTGAATCCGGAAGGCACGGTGCGCGAAGTGAAGCGGAAGATGGGCACGGCCGAGAAGATTTACGTGAAGACCGTGGACAAAGAGTTTACACCGCAAGAGATCTCCGCAATGGTGCTGCAGAAGATCAAGACAGACGCGGAGGCGTATCTGGGTGAGAAGATTAATGCGGCGGTGATCACCGTGCCGGCCTATTTCGATGATAATCAGCGGCAGGCGACGAAGGACGCCGGCGAAATTGCCGGGTTTGAGGTGAAACGGATAATAAACGAGCCCACCGCGGCCGCCATGGCTTACGGGCTCGGCAAAGCGGGCGAATACAAGGTTGTCGTCCTCGATTTCGGCGGTGGGACCTTTGACGTCACGATCATGGAGATAGGCGAAGGCGTATTCGAGGTGCTTGCCACGAACGGTGATACGCAGCTCGGTGGCACTGATATCGATGCCGCCGTTGTCAACTGGCTGATTGAGGGCTTTAAACTGAAGGAGGGTATCGATTTACGAGCCGATTTAACGGCACTGCAGCGCATACGTGACGAAGCGGAACGAGCGAAGATCGAGCTCTCCTCATCGATCTCGACGAGTATCAATCTCCCCTTTGTTGCTGTAAATGATGGAGAGCCGCGGCATCTGGAAGAGACCCTGACCCGCGCGAAATTAGAGGAATTGGCCGAGCCGACCCTGAGACGGGTGGACGCGCCGATACGACAGTCGCTGAAAGACGCGAAGCTCTCTGCCGCGGAGATCGACAGGATCATCCTCATCGGCGGGCCAACGCGTATGCCAATCGTGCGGGAGCGGTTCGAGCGTATTCTCGGCAAGAAGGCGGAGGGCGGCGTAGATCCCATGCAGTCTGTTGCGCTCGGCGCAGCGATCCAGGCGGGCATCCTCGCAGGACAGGTGAAGGAGGAGATCGTTCTGCTCGACGTGACACCCTTGACGCTCAGTGTGGAGACGCTTGGTGGTGTTGCCACAGCATTGATCGAGCGGAACACAACGGTTCCGACGAAGCGATCGCAGATATTCACCACCGCGGCGGATAGCCAGACGAGCGTGGAGATCCATGTCACGCAGGGCGAGCGGCCAATGGCTGCAGACAATACCTCGCTGGGACGGTTCCACCTGGATGGTATCCCGCCCGCACCGCGTGGCATTCCCCAGATCGAGGTAACCTTTGATATTGACGCGAACGGCATTTTAAACGTTACCGCGAAGGATTTGGGTACGGGCAAGAAGGCTTCGATCAGCATAACCGCGTCAACGAAACTGCCGAAGGAGCAGATAGACGAGATGGTGAAAGAGGCGGAGCAATACAGTGAAGAAGACCGGAAGCGTAAGGATGAGATAGAGCTTCGGAATCAGGCTGATTCGCTCGTCTACACAACAGAGAAGACGCTCGAGGAGCTCGGTGAGAAGATAGCCGCGGACCAGCGGGAGAAGATAGAGCGCGCGAAGGCTACCTTACAAGAGTCCTTAAAGGGCACGGATATCGCGAAGATCAAGACGGATGTGGACGAGCTGACCAAAGCGCTGCATGCAGTCTCTGCGGTCATCTACCAGGAGGCAGCGCGGCAAGCTGCGGAAGCGGAAGCTGCAAAGGGCAAGACCGAACCAGAAGCCGGGGCGAAGGCGGAGAGCGACTACGTGGACGTCGAGTATGACGTGAAGGATGAGGAAGGTAAATAA
- the mfnA gene encoding tyrosine decarboxylase MfnA translates to MEERGMSREAVESLLQEKKLMDLSYERILSSMCTYPHEIAIYAHKLFLESNLGDSGLFPGTKEMEGKVVRMIGSLLHKEDAAGYISTGGTESNIQAIRAIRNRRRKAGVRDMNIVVPKTAHFSFEKIADLLNLEVRQASLDPQLKVDVHAVEQLIDRNTIALVGIAGTTEFGQIDPIEKLSALACDRDLFLLVDAAFGGFVIPFLEQQYEFDFALDGVSAITIDPHKMGLSTLGSGCLLFRDPSFLDELVVATPYLSTKQQYSLVGTRSGASTAATYAVLKCLGREGLREIVNECMRLTRVLVRGTKRLGIFPVIEPVMNVVTLHLPENDSERVTKALEERRWRISLTRSPRALRLVIMPHTDEETIQYFLDDLEAIL, encoded by the coding sequence ATGGAAGAGCGAGGTATGAGCAGGGAGGCGGTTGAGTCACTGCTTCAGGAGAAGAAGTTGATGGACTTGTCGTACGAGCGCATTTTGAGCTCTATGTGCACGTATCCACACGAAATCGCGATCTACGCGCACAAACTGTTCTTGGAATCGAATCTCGGTGATTCCGGGCTCTTCCCTGGAACGAAGGAGATGGAGGGTAAAGTCGTTCGGATGATCGGCTCGCTACTTCACAAAGAGGATGCGGCCGGTTATATCTCCACCGGGGGTACGGAATCGAATATCCAGGCCATACGCGCGATCCGAAACCGGAGGCGGAAAGCGGGTGTGCGTGATATGAACATTGTGGTTCCTAAAACGGCTCATTTCTCGTTCGAGAAGATTGCGGACCTCCTGAACCTCGAGGTGCGGCAGGCTTCGCTGGATCCGCAGCTCAAAGTGGATGTGCATGCGGTGGAACAGCTGATCGACCGAAACACGATCGCGCTGGTGGGTATAGCGGGAACGACAGAATTCGGACAGATCGATCCGATAGAGAAGCTCTCGGCGCTCGCATGCGACCGAGATCTCTTTCTGCTCGTGGATGCAGCCTTTGGTGGGTTCGTGATCCCGTTTCTCGAGCAGCAGTATGAGTTCGACTTCGCGCTCGACGGCGTGAGTGCCATCACGATCGATCCGCATAAGATGGGTTTGAGCACGCTCGGCTCAGGTTGCCTCCTGTTCCGCGATCCCTCGTTCCTGGATGAGTTGGTGGTAGCAACGCCGTATCTGAGCACGAAGCAGCAGTATTCGCTCGTCGGCACGAGGAGTGGTGCCTCCACTGCAGCGACGTACGCCGTGCTCAAATGTCTCGGTCGGGAAGGGCTGCGAGAGATTGTGAACGAATGCATGCGCCTCACGAGAGTGCTGGTACGGGGGACAAAGCGGCTTGGCATCTTCCCCGTCATCGAGCCCGTGATGAACGTCGTAACCTTACATTTACCGGAGAATGACTCAGAGCGCGTAACGAAAGCGCTGGAGGAGCGGCGATGGCGCATATCACTAACGCGAAGCCCCCGAGCGCTGCGGCTCGTGATCATGCCGCATACGGATGAAGAGACGATACAGTACTTCCTGGATGATCTGGAGGCTATCCTTTAG
- a CDS encoding DUF61 family protein produces MFTHLPVIVLMIERPDERILFKAVKALNKHLPAERKTLLALLREEKPAVQARDGSVHRIMRRELEELATLVSEAEQRNLRLPIYIELTADYGRGFARVHGALDCEVVRRVLGTDKEGERGETLFITRDDVRRLRRRLPTATEYAFFYTL; encoded by the coding sequence ATGTTCACGCACCTACCAGTAATCGTACTAATGATCGAGCGGCCGGATGAGCGTATCCTTTTTAAAGCGGTCAAAGCGCTGAACAAGCACTTACCCGCGGAACGCAAGACCCTGCTTGCCTTGCTGCGCGAAGAGAAGCCTGCCGTGCAAGCGCGAGACGGGTCGGTACACCGGATTATGAGGCGCGAGCTGGAGGAACTCGCCACACTGGTATCAGAAGCTGAGCAGCGGAATTTACGGCTCCCGATCTATATTGAGCTCACCGCTGATTATGGTCGCGGTTTCGCGCGGGTGCACGGTGCGCTGGACTGCGAGGTCGTACGGCGCGTACTGGGTACGGATAAGGAGGGCGAGCGTGGCGAGACGCTCTTCATCACTCGAGACGACGTGCGGCGATTACGGCGGCGATTGCCAACGGCGACCGAGTACGCCTTCTTTTATACGCTGTAG
- a CDS encoding Dna2/Cas4 domain-containing protein, translating to MSEIMPGTQDRSTLVKVSELSQYLLCPRLVYYTARSMERPDRVQMNERSAIEHVLFKELGFNWQRLCMGDPEGEPQNGYRETGETIAQTLAEITDSIEWIYRDELGSVNEDLLERAKTAFAELISTSDWLEQLRPDDELALLERSFGFERERTVISQRLGLVGSMDKLIRTEDEHIPCIIKTGRCPAYSVWKRDRMQLAAYAMLLEDAYNTTVQRGFVEYIRAPEVRTSVIKKGDRALALQTAKRVKRVKNGLFPEKGEHAPCEQCAFAAQCETKRTLLSRLLMR from the coding sequence ATGTCTGAGATCATGCCCGGCACGCAGGATCGCTCCACGCTCGTTAAAGTCTCCGAATTGAGCCAGTACCTCTTATGTCCACGGCTGGTCTATTACACCGCTCGGAGTATGGAACGGCCGGATCGCGTACAGATGAACGAGCGAAGCGCTATCGAGCATGTTCTCTTCAAGGAGCTGGGCTTCAACTGGCAGAGACTCTGCATGGGCGATCCAGAAGGGGAGCCGCAGAACGGGTATCGAGAAACCGGTGAAACGATTGCGCAGACGCTGGCGGAAATCACTGACAGTATCGAATGGATTTACAGGGACGAGCTGGGCTCGGTAAATGAGGATCTGCTCGAGCGTGCGAAAACCGCCTTTGCGGAGCTGATCAGCACCAGCGACTGGCTCGAGCAGCTGCGACCGGACGATGAACTGGCGCTGTTAGAGCGCTCTTTCGGGTTTGAGCGAGAACGAACGGTCATCTCGCAGCGGTTAGGGCTGGTCGGGAGCATGGATAAGCTGATACGGACCGAAGACGAGCATATTCCCTGTATCATCAAGACCGGCAGATGCCCTGCTTACAGCGTGTGGAAACGTGATCGAATGCAGCTGGCTGCGTACGCCATGCTCCTTGAGGATGCGTATAATACGACGGTGCAGCGCGGCTTTGTGGAGTATATTCGCGCGCCTGAAGTTCGCACGTCCGTTATCAAGAAGGGTGATCGCGCACTTGCTCTGCAGACCGCAAAACGCGTCAAACGGGTGAAGAACGGGCTGTTCCCCGAGAAGGGCGAGCATGCACCCTGTGAGCAGTGTGCCTTCGCGGCGCAGTGTGAGACGAAGAGAACGCTCCTTTCGCGATTGCTGATGCGGTGA